The following coding sequences are from one Humulus lupulus chromosome X, drHumLupu1.1, whole genome shotgun sequence window:
- the LOC133805881 gene encoding uncharacterized protein LOC133805881, whose amino-acid sequence MAEAKKLDYRCSPRRVFSVISKLNGDQKEVVKQMGFGALLGMKDCVVRRNLVTWLFSRFNTQDGSLEVHGKQFKLNSQIFGATIGVKDGVENLFHGSKKKHSKKKVESTAVQVLEEKLITGQSADMSFIRDFLLFIVSVFLMPNTSVNVAREVEDPIKAINDIAAVCRVNWASLSYNYLWKALRRHQKNEGMFLFYCHHVVWKEGYVDRSLCPLNVWSDDDFKAILDWVQEHGGFESNKIPMIELQDGAAASKMPATLASLCDKVESIENKMIEKEIEMVKFHEDLKLQMAKEFKRLRRSLSGGISSRVRGGGVPKYSKGEEPRDSAILINDPILANMQMDENRILEKLSIRNDPMLLECGIGFRNEPSYGNYSPSFNESNLGEVKHDFINFELTFSPQKELFNEVPANTDPNSFSYEPSNSENGKTMVEMDKDFNESLAKVRPPEKEKKEVEKGKEKDIVDEVTTHEPSIPGITVDHVVHEIEEDDNEKIDPPTLRREKELYKLDNLFQNMTHTYNERNYYQIGAFKLRRPLPLASFEIALFIFDFSLSLTFTFFTFFNPVIFSEVLVVNPMAKLERWYFRSLRPEAHVGMKIIDAFAHVLRFTHKEKCDKMEDMRTLILPTFHPNLESGHGRNFWETGDFGFLGVPVDVTLVLNNAEKILVPMKDIEYNHWILAVLDIKSSSASYWDSMSTARAKRHRIHMLSTLYMYYLILITVEEA is encoded by the exons atggctGAAGCAAAGAAGTTAGATTATAGATGCTCACCTCGTAGGGTATTTTCTGTTATTTCCAAACTCAATGGGGATCAAAAGGAGGTAGTGAAACAAATGGGATTTGGGGCACTTTTGGGGATGAAAGATTGTGTCGTAAGAAGGAATCTAGTGACATGGTTGTTTTCTCGGTTCAACACCCAGGACGGGTCTTTAGAGGTTCATGGGAAACAATTTAAATTGAACAGTCAAATATTTGGTGCTACAATTGGTGTTAAGGATGGTGTTGAAAATTTATTTCATGGTAGCAAGAAGAAGCATTCGAAAAAGAAGGTTGAAAGCACTGCTGTGCAAGTTCTAGAGGAGAAATTGATAACAGGTCAATCGGCGGACATGTCCTTCATTCGAGACTTCTTGCTCTTTATTGTCTCTGTATTCTTGATGCCTAATACGTCTGTAAATGTTGCTCGTGAAGTGGAGGATCCTATAAAGGCCATAAATGACATTGCAGCGGTTTGTCGTGTTAACTGGGCATCACTGTCGTACAATTATCTATGGAAGGCCCTTCGACGGCATCAGAAAAACGAAGGCATGTTT TTATTTTACTGTCATCACGTTGTTTGGAAGGAAGGATATGTTGATAGATCCCTCTGCCCTTTAAATGTGTGGTCTGACGATGATTTCAAGGCTATACTGGATTGGGTACAGGAGCATGGGGGGTTTGAATCAAATAAA ATTCCAATGATAGAGTTGCAGGACGGTGCTGCAGCATCGAAGATGCCTGCCACGCTCGCCTCTTTGTGTGATAAGGTTGAATCGATTGAGAACAAAATGATTGAAAAGGAAATAgaaatggtaaaatttcatgaGGATTTGAagttgcaaatggccaaggaATTCAAACGATTACGTAGGAGTTTGAGCGGCGGAATTAGTTCAAGGGTGCGTGGTGGTGGTGTTCCCAAGTATAGTAAGGGAGAGGAGCCTCGGGATTCAGCCATATTAATTAATGACCCTATCCTAGCAAACATGCAAATGGATGAGAATAGGATATTGGAGAAGCTTTCGATTAGGAATGACCCAATGTTGTTGGAGTGCGGTATAGGATTTCGGAATGAACCTTCTTATGGAAACTACTCACCCTCCTTCAACGAAAGCAACCTGGGGGAAGTGAAGCATGActtcattaattttgaattaacattTTCACCACAGAAGGAGTTGTTCAATGAGGTCCCAGCAAACACTGACCCAAATTCTTTTTCCTATGAACCATCTAATTCAGAGAATGGGAAGACCATGGTTGAAATGGACAAAGATTTCAACGAATCTCTTGCTAAAGTTAGACCTCctgagaaagaaaagaaggaggtgGAGAAAGGGAAGGAGAAGGATATTGTGGATGAAGTCACGACTCATGAACCTAGTATCCCGGGGATTACGGTTGATCATGTTGTACATGAAATAGAGGAAGATGATAATGAGAAGATCGATCCTCCCACTCTAAGGAGAGAGAAGGAGCTCTACAAATTGGACAACTTGTTTCAGAATATGACTCACACATACAATGAAAGAAATTACTACCAAATTGGAGCATTCAAATTGCGGAGGCCCTTGCCCCTGGCGAGTTTCGAAATCGCACTTTTCATTTTTGACTTCAGTTTGTCTTTGAC GTTTACTTTTTTTACATTTTTCAACCCCGTAATTTTCAGTGAGGTGTTGGTAGTAAATCCAATGGCAAAGTTGGAACGTTGGTACTTTAGGAGCCTTAGGCCTGAAGCTCATGTGGGCATGAAG ATTATTGATGCTTTTGCTCATGTACTACGATTTACACATAAAGAGAAGTGTGACAAAATGGAGGATATGAGAACTCTAATTTTGCCCACCTTTCATCCCAATTTG GAAAGTGGTCATGGTCGGAACTTTTGGGAGACAGGGGATTTTGGTTTTCTTGGTGTACCTGTCGATGTTACTTTGGTTCTAAATAATGCCGAAAAG ATCCTAGTGCCTATGAAGGACATCGAATACAATCACTGGATACTGGCTGTATTGGACATTAAGAGTTCCTCTGCATCGTATTGGGACTCCATGTCCACTGCACGCGCAAAAAGGCACAGGATACATATGCTTAGCACACTG TATATGTACTATTTAATTCTTATTACAGTTGAAGAAGCTTGA
- the LOC133805880 gene encoding protein FAR1-RELATED SEQUENCE 5-like, translating into MESGICTVPGQVKFFNKDPQELSKEDIVHQHLNTLQEWEDFYYTYSQWMGFSIRKEDVRREKADNSEWQRKWVCSKQGFRREKWKNLTNRKKTPRAITRTGCLAVLRVNLDRSDNTWVAKDFNPVHNHDLAAKTELHFLRSNRAIPECIGAQVISMRRSGIRTCHILNHLARERGGREYLPFMKKDLYNWIGRQRRQEAEEGETDAEGALGYLECLGLRDPDFYETHTIDKDFILADLFWADGNCRRDYNLFGEIMAFDTTYRKNAYNKPLLIFVGVNHHFRTIVFAVALLYDETEETYIWVLQEFLECMKNKAPHVIVTDGDHAMANAIKFEDTWNNMVSEFHLQESRWAKTTYANRKSWAECFLRGNFFAGLTTTQRSESINSYLSHFLTSKLKLRDLVGQVDAAIQNIRHTKREDDFISNHTLPSIPTNVLHQYYQQVASILTRTMYEKVAEQISSALSYSVDSADVTVNSRSYYLTRFPKGLVRIQVNYDTDHGHINCTCMMFESDGIPCRHIFAVMKHLNIPCIPDFLFKARWRKDAKSSVELNGFPHSRVPTDVLVCTRWGSLTSRFNAMGYFATKQSDTYEEAMNEMSRLEEKFKSMCFQFCNQSGDANIEQNENHSHPSNRGIRDPALIWTKGREPNKKSKGKEKEHDNKVANKRRCRNCNELGHNKATCKVQPQIQMTQQFQPFSKFPSTEASVCCGFIQPGESNDDGNNDTSTPW; encoded by the exons ATGGAAAGTGGCATCTGTACAGTACCGGGCCAAGTTAAATTTTTCAATAAAGATCCACAAGAACTATCAAAAGAAGACATCGTACATCAACACCTTAATACCCTTCAAGAATGGGAAGATTTTTATTACACGTACTCCCAATGGATGGGGTTTAGTATTAGAAAAGAAGATGTTCGCCGCGAGAAGGCCGATAACTCAGAGTGGCAAAGAAAATGGGTTTGCTCGAAACAGGGCTTCAGAAGAGAGAAGTGGAAAAACCTAACTAACCGAAAGAAAACACCCAGAGCCATTACCAGGACAGGTTGTCTCGCAGTACTCCGAGTAAACTTGGATAGGTCGGATAACACATGGGTGGCGAAAGACTTTAACCCAGTTCATAATCATGACCTAGCTGCAAAGACAGAGCTACATTTCCTGCGATCCAACCGAGCTATACCAGAATGTATAGGTGCACAGGTCATTTCAATGAGACGATCGGGCATACGCACTTGCCATATATTAAATCATCTAGCACGAGAAAGGGGAGGACGTGAGTATCTTCCATTCATGAAAAAGGATCTTTATAATTGGATTGGTCGCCAAAGACGACAAGAAGCAGAAGAAGGGGAAACAGACGCTGAAGGTGCACTCGGTTACCTAGAATGTCTCGGTTTGCGTGACCCTGATTTCTATGAAACACACACAATTGACAAGGACTTCATATTGGCAGACCTGTTCTGGGCCGATGGAAATTGTCGTAGAGATTACAATTTGTTCGGCGAAATCATGGCTTTTGACACGACATATAGGAAAAATGCATACAACAAACCATTACTAATCTTCGTCGGGGTGAACCATCATTTCAGAACAATTGTTTTTGCAGTTGCATTGTTATACGATGAGACGGAGGAGACATACATATGGGTTTTACAAGAATTCTTAGAGTGCATGAAAAACAAGGCACCGCATGTTATTGTCACCGACGGAGACCACGCTATGGCAAACGCAATAAAG TTTGAGGATACTTGGAACAATATGGTCTCAGAATTCCATCTTCAAGAAAGTCGCTGGGCAAAAACAACTTACGCCAACCGTAAAAGTTGGGCTGAGTGTTTCCTTCGTGGAAACTTCTTCGCGGGTCTTACAACCACCCAAAGGTCCGAGTCAATCAATTCCTACCTATCGCACTTCCTAACGAGCAAACTTAAGCTTAGGGATCTTGTCGGCCAAGTTGATGCAGCCATACAGAACATTCGCCACACCAAAAGGGAGGATGACTTCATCAGTAACCACACTTTGCCCAGTATACCAACAAACGTCCTCCACCAGTACTACCAACAAGTTGCCTCCATTCTTACAAGGACCATGTACGAAAAGGTGGCAGAGCAAATCAGTAGTGCTCTTTCATACTCAGTTGACTCCGCAGATGTAACAGTTAACAGTCGGTCGTACTACTTGACACGTTTCCCAAAAGGACTAGTACGGATTCAAGTGAACTACGACACTGACCATGGACACATCAATTGTACATGTATGATGTTCGAGTCCGATGGAATTCCATGTCGTCATATATTCGCTGTTATGAAGCACTTGAACATACCTTGCATTCCAGACTTTCTGTTTAAGGCTAGATGGAGGAAGGATGCTAAGAGCTCGGTTGAATTGAATGGTTTCCCCCATTCTAGGGTGCCCACTGATGTGTTGGTATGTACAAGATGGGGATCATTAACATCACGGTTCAATGCAATGGGATACTTTGCGACCAAGCAAAGCGACACTTACGAAGAGGCCATGAATGAGATGTCTCGGTTGGAGGAGAAATTTAAGTCAATGTGCTTCCAATTTTGTAATCAATCCGGTGACGCAAACATTGAGCAAAATGAGAACCACTCCCACCCATCTAACAGAGGGATCCGAGATCCAGCTTTAATTTGGACTAAGGGGAGGGAACCTAATAAAAAGTCAAAAGGAAAGGAGAAGGAGCATGATAACAAGGTGGCTAACAAGAGAAGATGCAGAAACTGCAACGAGTTAGGGCACAACAAGGCAACTTGCAAAGTTCAACCTCAAATTCAAATGACTCAACAATTTCAACCATTTTCTAAGTTTCCATCCACAGAAGCAAGTGTATGTTGTGGCTTCATCCAGCCTGGAGAAAGCAATGACGATGGCAATAATGACACATCTACACCATGGTAA